CGTTGGAAAGATGGAGTCAACCACCGCGAACTCACCGCTTTCAGCAAGCTCGCTCAGGAATGGCATGTGTTTGATGTTGTAAATCCCACAGCCGTCGAGGCTTATCAGCGCGAGCTTCTTCATGTTCATCACAGCCTAAGCGTATTACAGAGTTTTACGTTTATCTCTTCCTTGAGTAGGTCTCCAACTTCACCTAGAATGCCTGCAAGGAGACCCTTATGAACTGTCGCTATCTTGTTGAGCTTAATAATCGAAGAAACTTTAAGCCCAGTGACTTTAAATTCCAGATGAGAGCGTTCAACGAGAACGTCAGTTTTTGGCTCGAACTTCTCAAGTCTCGACGAAATGAACGCCACTACAACATCATCTTTTCCTTCGTACAGGACAAGTGCCGGACGAAGTTTAGTTGCCCGTAGATCTGTGAAAGGAAAGTGCACAAGAACTATCTTGCCCTTGAGACTCATTTGAATCTCACCTTAAGGTCTTCGTAGGAGTACAGGTCTGGTTCGGATTCTAGAAACTCCCTGAGGGATTCTTCTGAGAGCTTTACGACTCCATAAAGCTCGCTTGCCTCAATCAGCTCCTCCAGTTTGTGTTCTATCTCCTCAAGTTTGCGCTCTATCTTCAATATTTCGTCA
The sequence above is a segment of the Thermococcus sp. Bubb.Bath genome. Coding sequences within it:
- a CDS encoding type II toxin-antitoxin system PemK/MazF family toxin, with amino-acid sequence MSLKGKIVLVHFPFTDLRATKLRPALVLYEGKDDVVVAFISSRLEKFEPKTDVLVERSHLEFKVTGLKVSSIIKLNKIATVHKGLLAGILGEVGDLLKEEINVKLCNTLRL